A genome region from Penaeus vannamei isolate JL-2024 chromosome 20, ASM4276789v1, whole genome shotgun sequence includes the following:
- the LOC138865321 gene encoding cuticle protein 18.6-like, giving the protein MSKVALVILSLVATAWADDDYSYRPPTPIARQPQYLSAPARYNYQWGVSDQFSGNFYGQREQRNGDNTRGSYYVRLPDSRLMKVEYYADATGYHPTITFEGEAQYPNARAQTYTQPARAQTYTQPARVQKYTQPAHVQTYTQPARAQTYTQPARAQTYTQPARAQTYTQPARVQTYTQPAHVLSQAYARGK; this is encoded by the exons ATGTCAAAG GTAGCACTTGTAATACTCTCCCTTGTGGCGACTGCGTGGGCTGATGACGACTACAGCtaccgcccacccacgcccatcgCTCGGCAGCCCCAGTACCTGTCGGCGCCCGCTCGGTACAACTACCAGTGGGGCGTCAGTGACCAGTTCTCCGGCAACTTCTACGGGCAGAGGGAACAGCGTAATGGTGATAACACTCGTGGGAG TTACTACGTTCGGTTGCCAGACTCTCGCCTCATGAAGGTCGAGTATTACGCGGACGCCACAGGATACCACCCTACCATTACCTTCGAGGGAGAGGCTCAGTACCCAAATGCCCGTGCCCAGACGTATACCCAGCCTGCCCGTGCTCAGACGTATACCCAGCCTGCCCGTGTCCAGAAGTATACCCAGCCTGCCCATGTCCAGACGTATACCCAGCCTGCCCGTGCACAGACGTATACCCAGCCTGCTCGTGCCCAGACGTATACCCAGCCTGCTCGTGCCCAGACGTATACCCAGCCTGCTCGTGTCCAGACGTATACACAGCCTGCCCATGTCCTCTCTCAGGCTTATGCGCGTGGCAAATAA
- the LOC113824667 gene encoding uncharacterized protein has protein sequence MKSIDMETSIYSNVISEAVLAIVIWATATASWAAPEDGYSYQAPVPIPQSPQYPPVPAQYQFQWDVNDRHSGNYFGQHEQRNGDRTLGSYYVQLPDTRFMRVEYLADSEGFQPMVSFVGDAQYPDAPSQMYSQPAPAQVYSEPMPVPAEEYSEPMPVPAEEYTQPDPAPAQTYSELDLARQYTQPDSVPAEVYTPPILSQSSQQYAQPSLAPSQQYGQPALAPSQQYGQPALAPSQQSGQPSPAPSQQYTEPTPAPAPTQQYSQPSSSPAPTQQYSQPDPALTLLPAGEYSLPAPALSLLSPEHVSGIYRARVNKITVRTVSF, from the exons ATGAAG TCTATTGACATGGAGACATCAATTTATTCTAATGTTATATCGGAGGCG GTACTAGCTATAGTAATATGGGCTACTGCGACGGCATCGTGGGCAGCTCCAGAGGACGGCTACAGCTACCAAGCCCCAGTACCCATTCCCCAGTCTCCCCAGTACCCACCGGTGCCAGCCCAGTACCAGTTCCAGTGGGATGTGAACGATCGACATTCCGGGAACTATTTTGGCCAACACGAGCAGCGGAATGGCGACAGGACGCTGGGCAG TTACTATGTCCAACTGCCGGACACGCGTTTCATGAGGGTCGAGTACTTGGCTGATTCGGAAGGCTTCCAGCCTATGGTTTCCTTCGTGGGTGATGCCCAGTACCCGGATGCCCCGTCCCAGATGTACTCTCAGCCTGCCCCTGCCCAGGTTTATTCTGAGCCTATGCCTGTTCCTGCCGAAGAGTATTCTGAACCCATGCCCGTCCCTGCCGAGGAGTATACTCAGCCCGACCCTGCTCCAGCACAGACGTATTCTGAACTCGATCTTGCTCGGCAATACACTCAGCCCGATTCTGTCCCCGCGGAAGTGTACACGCCACCGATTCTCAGTCAGTCAAGCCAGCAGTACGCTCAGCCTTCCCTTGCTCCTAGCCAGCAGTACGGTCAGCCTGCTCTTGCTCCTAGTCAGCAGTACGGTCAGCCTGCTCTTGCTCCTAGTCAGCAGTCCGGCCAGCCTTCCCCTGCTCCTAGTCAGCAGTATACTGAGCCAACCCCTGCCCCTGCTCCTACTCAGCAGtactcccaaccctcctcctcccctgcccctactcAGCAGTACTCTCAGCCCGACCCtgctcttaccctcctccctgctGGCGAATATTCCCTGCCTGCTCCTgctctttcccttttatcccccGAACATGTCTCAGGTATATATAGAGCTCGGGTAAACAAAATCACTGTGAGGACTGTCAGCTTTTAA
- the LOC113815390 gene encoding cuticle protein 7-like — protein MKAAVVLCVAAAAWAAPQGGYNYQAPVVQQPEYPSVPAQYNFQWDVNDQNSGNFYGQQEQRDGDNTQGSYYVQLPDSRLMRVDYYSDASGFHPTVTFEGEAQYPSAPAQVYSQPAPAPAQVYSQPAPAPAPTLQYSQPAPAPAPTQVYSQPDLTPTQFYSQPGK, from the exons ATGAAG GCAGCAGTAGTCCtgtgtgtggcggcggcggcgtgggcggctCCCCAGGGCGGCTACAACTACCAGGCGCCCGTGGTTCAGCAGCCCGAGTACCCGTCGGTGCCCGCCCAGTACAACTTCCAGTGGGACGTCAACGACCAGAACTCCGGCAACTTCTACGGCCAACAGGAACAGCGCGACGGCGACAACACTCAGGGCAG TTACTACGTCCAGCTGCCCGATTCTCGCCTCATGAGGGTCGACTACTACTCCGACGCCAGCGGCTTCCACCCCACAGTCACCTTCGAGGGCGAGGCACAGTACCCAAGTGCTCCTGCCCAGGTGTACTCTCAGCCCGCCCCTGCCCCTGCTCAGGTGTACTCCCAGcccgcccctgcccctgccccaaCTCTGCAATATTCCCAGCCTGCCccagcccctgcccctacccaGGTGTACTCTCAGCCTGACCTGACCCCCACGCAGTTCTACTCTCAACCTGGAAAATAA